Proteins found in one Hippopotamus amphibius kiboko isolate mHipAmp2 chromosome 12, mHipAmp2.hap2, whole genome shotgun sequence genomic segment:
- the LOC130833969 gene encoding cystatin-9-like, translating to MPCQQWRCRWALPCALILLLSGLQILVTHGWGPQGEGNGEHTTALDLYFPATVEYALHVYNLKSQDSNAYKVVRVLRSWREQVDFGIVFSMELELSRTSCGKFDEDIDNCPFQASPNMNNTITCLFTVDTEPWETKFQLLNNTCSEGSTE from the exons ATGCCGTGCCAGCAGTGGAGGTGCAGGTGGGCTCTGCCCTGCGCCCTGATCCTGCTTCTCTCAGGTCTCCAAATCCTGGTGACTCACGGCTGGGGTCCCCAAGGGGAAGGCAATGGTGAACACACAACAGCCTTGGACCTTTACTTCCCTGCCACCGTGGAGTACGCCTTACATGTATACAACCTGAAGAGCCAAGACAGCAATGCATACAAGGTGGTGCGTGTCCTAAGGTCGTGGAGGGAGCAG GTTGATTTCGGGATCGTGTTCTCCATGGAGCTGGAGCTCAGCCGAACCAGCTGTGGGAAATTTGATGAAGACATTGACAACTGTCCATTTCAAGCAAGTCCCAACATGAACAAC ACCATCACCTGCCTCTTTACAGTCGACACTGAACCCTGGGAAACAAAGTTTCAGCTCCTGAACAACACCTGCTCGGAGGGCTCCACTGAGTGA